Within Lolium rigidum isolate FL_2022 chromosome 5, APGP_CSIRO_Lrig_0.1, whole genome shotgun sequence, the genomic segment CAAGAACTAGCAAATTCCTTTCAATTAGAGACCCACTAGCGTGGCGATTGCTTGCAGGACCCAATGATAAGTTCACTCGTGGCAGCGAAAAAATAGATACAAGAAACAATAGTTTTCGTCCCGCCGCCGTGAGATTAGGACATGTATAATGAGGTGATGTCGGCCTTTTCTTatttttgtcatttttttttGACGAAAGGGAAATTTTTATTGATCAAGGAATGGGTGCTGCATCCTGCAAACAAGGCAGTCTAATAATGGCTGGCCCGTGACGGTGCCAAACCATGGTACATTGCGAAGTGTAATCATATCAAGCTAGGATGTGACTGACACCATTCAACTCTCTACTGATAAAAATTAACCTAGCACTCTCTACCCTAATTACATAAGCTCTTGACGTCGCTAACAAATGTTGCCACCTTGGCACGGTTGATTGCTCTTGTTATTGATCAATGATCATGGATGTCGCTAAAAAACAATCACTCTCGATCGACGATGATGGGATTCTCCGTGCGCTCTAGAGCTAGCGCAAGACCTTCGTTAAATGCGAGGATTTCTACCTCAAGAGGGTTGTCGCATGTTGTTTAATTGGAGAAGAGTGAATGAAGAAAAAAGAAGGTTATCTTTCCTTAACTAAAGGACCATCCCTTACAAAATAAGTTAATCTGATTTTTTATTAAAATTAATGAACTCTTATTAGTTGTTAGAGATGACAATACGAGATAATACATTATATAACTTATATTCAGTGTCTTTTCTAAATGACGTGAACCGCTAAGAGAAGGCAAACCTTCTTCACTACAATTGTACATTGTTAGAAACTCGTACGGATCTTATTCCGTCGCGCATTGCCGAGTAGAATTTAGTTAACCTCCTAGCACCTTCCATCATGGTTTGTGACGTTGCTCTCACCGGCTGCCCCCTTCTTTGCCTTGATGAACTTAACAAGATCCAGAAGCGCCGCGTCGACGCCGTCATTTCTCATCAGAACCTCAGCGACCTCCGCCGGTGTGATTTGCACCTCTTCCATGAGCTGCTCGATCTCCGGAAACATGGCGTGGTCTTTGACAGAGTGGTAGTTGCTGGCCAAGATCCTAAACGACTCCGGGGTGCAGTAGCTCATGTGGGTGTGCATGTCCATCCTGCCGGGCCGCAGCAGCGCTGGGTCCAGGCGCTCCCGGAAGTTAGTGGTGAAGACGATGATCCTCTCGTCCCCACTCGTCGACCACAGCCCGTCGACGAAGTTGAGCAGCCCGGACAGCGTCACCTTGTCTTCGCTGTCATCTCCCGTGAAGCCGGGCCTGGGGGCGCGCCTATCGGGGCCTTGGTCGCCGGGTCGCTGGTGCAGGTCGATGCTGCAGTCGATGTCCTCGACGACGAGGATGGATCGGTTGCTCATGCCGACGAGGAGCCTGCGGAGGTCCGAGTTGGACTTGACCTCGGTGAGCTCGAGGTCGTAGATGTCGAACTTGAGGTAGTTTGCCATGGCGGCGACGAGGCTGGACTTGCCGGTGCCCGGCGGGCCGTAGAGCAGGTACCCGCGCTTCCACGCCCTGCCGGTCCTGCTGTAGTATTCCTTTCTGTCCACGAACCTCTCGAGGTCGTCCATGACGGATTTCTTGAGCGTGCGGTCCATGGCGAGCGTGTCGAATGTGGACGGGTGGCGGAGGTCGACGGCGGTCCAAGCGTCGTACTCGACCATGTGCATCTTGAGGTTCCGCTGGCGGTCCCTGATGGCCTTGGCCGTGTCGAGGACGAAGGGGAGGTACGAGGCGAGCGCCTTCTCCTTGTGCTTCTTGTGGAAGCTGAGCTCGAAGGACCTGAGGCAGACTTGGAGGCCGCCGCGGCCGTGGGCAGCAGCGCCGCGACGGTTAGCGGAGCAGCCCAAGACCGCGGCGGGGTCGCGGGAGACGAGGCGCCAGGTATATTGGACTCCGTCGTGGGCGTCGACGGTCTCCTCCCCGTGGTCCATGGTGAGCGCGATGCCCTGAGAGGATTCGTCGACGCGGCAGGCGCGGATGCGGCGCACGCCCGAGTCGGATGCGGCGCGCGCGGCGAGGTAGGCGCGTGCGGCGTCGTAGAGGTGATTGGGCGCGAGTCCCTCAGTCTCGTCGATGACGATGGTGTGGAGGGAGGAGAGGCGGGCGCGGAGGGCGGAGAAGGAGAGCTCGTCGGGGAGGAGGCCTGTCAGCAGGCCGTGCAGAACCATTGccgtccccgccgccgtcgcggccATCGCCACGTACCTCTCGTACTCCGACATGGCTGCCTAGCTTAGCTAGATAATCCTCCTCTTGCTCGACTCGATCGACGGAACGAAGCAATCTTACAACCTCGTCTGCTAGAATCGAGCTCAAGGCCTGAAGCCGGAAGGTAGCTAGCTAAGGGCAACGTCAACGTGCGTGCTGGTATTTATTAGGAGTATTTTCTTCCTTCGACTCGGGGCCGGCATGATCTCTGTTCTGTATTACTTCTCGGAACAATACAGAAGTTGTACCAGTCAAGGACTCAGGGGTTGGGGATAAGTTCAAATCTGATCACAAGTTGTTATCCGGTTAAAACAAAGTTATCCGAGAAACAAGATCATACTGTGTTTTAGGTGTCCTTTAGATATAGACAAAatcaaagtttgtaaaatttaatAAATATTTAGTTAAAATATTAAAATGTACTTTGTAAAATCTACACTGCTAGAATCACTATAAACTATATTTCATATTATATGTCATTAATATTATAGTtgttgatatatttttatatattattgATCACACTTGAAAAAAATAACTTTGACTGAGCACATAACACGAAATAAATAAAAAGACAAGGAGTACTGTGCGAGCCGCCGCAACGTCGTCATCGTTGCCACCGGGAGCCTCGACGAGCTGGTGCGTCACGTCCAACAGAAAAACAGGGCTCCCGAAGGAGGAGAAGGTCTCTTTTAGCcagctaatttttttttttgaacatgaaaggtcccgaaggaccgAGAACTGCATTAAGTCAACACGGTTACAGACCAAATTATAGAAAGGGCCTCGAAAGAACAAGAAATAACAGGCCAGCCCTTTGATTTTGCATACAGGACCCTAACGTAGAAACTGAAAACGTGACCAGGTCCCTGGTCGTCGCCGGAGAACGGGCTCCGCCATCGACTGCCTTCCGCGCTGCCGGGGAACAAGCCACTTGGGGCGCGGACGACCAGTACTGTCGACGACGAGCCGTAGAAAAGCCTTCCTGTGGAGGAAGATCTCCTGGAGAAGGGTCGCCCTTCAGCCATATGATGCAGGGGCAGGGCGATGACGCCGGCATAAGTCCCCTGCTAATGAACTTCCCAGGAAGAACACCACCCCAACGACGGTGTTGATGAAGCAGGCGCAGCTCCAAAGAACTTGTAATACCGCCACCAGTGCAGGGAAAGCAGTAACACCATCGCTGTCCTCggcctcgccgccacggccggccgagAGGAGCAGCTTTGGTGTGCTACCTTCACACCAGAAGCAGCAGGGATAAGACCTCCAGGAAGCAGACGCGTTGGTGACGACGCGGCtgagctcctcctcgcctccacggccggccaggagctcCTCCACGACGTTGTTCATCGGCGTGCACGCGCTTTCCCCCTCGcctccaaggccggccaggaAAAGACGCCACCCGCCACTTCCGCGCTGCAGCAGGTGgtaaactgtggtgaccctgcataccactgcatgttgtagtatgccagtcgttgatataacattcacgaagtaccaatccgcaaatattacatccctcagagtagtacaacagaacatagcaggtccataactcattcatttattattacaagcaacatatacatgtcatctcagagttcctcttgggtcctaagaggaatactcctgggttcgaggtgaacccgactcaacttacaatatagaagtcttactaagttatacatttattcttctcgagcagctaagtactaagtgttcgcactgctcggatactactactatcaGGTAGGTCTATGCTTGATCtcttccggaaccctccccggtttcgtagacgatgaggtagtcaactccttctatacctccggagaggtcaggttcttcatagcagatgtctTCTGCTCCCTCGGGGTCGTTgttgtcctcctcaagtcgattcagacaatctagcggggatttaagagtggtatgagtacgagcgtactcaacaagttcattatagaaaagaggtgtttaatgcactagctacgatattagaccagaaagtctaataccaatgcagattttgataatcatttcttcaagaggttgcttttatttagaagaactatgtccgtcagccttcaccggtttactagaacttcatggagttcctttccggcagcgttcgcagttccaaatcccggaacagggagtgacaggtcacggttcattacactctgcagaggtgtgttactttacccataagagatcttaaccttggtgccaaccgggcagctttcccgtccacacttcctttggtgtgaggcccggtataaggtttagccaatcatgttcctccgctacctcgaacacccaccctttgttgcaattccgaccttgggtcctcgccggccagcgtatccaaaggatacTTTCTGACCTCGACTAATATCAGGCATCACGGCCATcaaccttcgccggtcgttgcaacccatcatagaccacaataccgtggggacttaaggcttccccagcctaccgcttgctcctcgggcaacaagtgtctacggacaatgccgtggggacttaaggcttccccagcctaccgcttgttcccttggattacaagtgtctacggtaaagcgcatccgttgatgaacgagaggtggaaacacttttgactactctgtcccactccagatcttatggttaacacgggtattacggcacaagaatcactggatgacatttgttgtttaatcctagatggatataaacccattgcaatggaacctccaccatgtcaacacattccatggttccattgccaaccacatagtcatattcatagttatgaaaatagtggttttgcctttGTATGCAAAAGTGGTAATcatagtattttgcaagtaatttgataaaaatactcaaatgacaagagcaagcgatgaacttgcctgaagactacaaagtgttgcagtttgaaggtatggactgacccttgtcctttgttgctgaaaaatagcatcattgtccgataagggcaatggttaaagaagcaattatgcatgctttccatttttagggtttgttcccccctttccgatgCTTATTATGTCAtgtaagaggtaattactaagaatgatttggagatactctgtttagggtaaaata encodes:
- the LOC124656143 gene encoding AAA-ATPase At3g50940-like; translation: MSEYERYVAMAATAAGTAMVLHGLLTGLLPDELSFSALRARLSSLHTIVIDETEGLAPNHLYDAARAYLAARAASDSGVRRIRACRVDESSQGIALTMDHGEETVDAHDGVQYTWRLVSRDPAAVLGCSANRRGAAAHGRGGLQVCLRSFELSFHKKHKEKALASYLPFVLDTAKAIRDRQRNLKMHMVEYDAWTAVDLRHPSTFDTLAMDRTLKKSVMDDLERFVDRKEYYSRTGRAWKRGYLLYGPPGTGKSSLVAAMANYLKFDIYDLELTEVKSNSDLRRLLVGMSNRSILVVEDIDCSIDLHQRPGDQGPDRRAPRPGFTGDDSEDKVTLSGLLNFVDGLWSTSGDERIIVFTTNFRERLDPALLRPGRMDMHTHMSYCTPESFRILASNYHSVKDHAMFPEIEQLMEEVQITPAEVAEVLMRNDGVDAALLDLVKFIKAKKGAAGESNVTNHDGRC